The following proteins come from a genomic window of Vibrio vulnificus NBRC 15645 = ATCC 27562:
- a CDS encoding DUF808 domain-containing protein gives MAGASLLTLLDDIATVLDDVAVMSKVAAKKTAGVLGDDLALNAQQVSGVAAEREIPVVWAVAKGSFKNKCILVPAALLISAFIPWLIMPLLLLGGLFLCFEGAEKVLEKLFHSSHQTESSSAEPAIEDIEQYEKQKIAGAIRTDFILSAEIIVIALGTVQGQSTMTQVLVVSLIALVMTIGVYGLVAGIVKLDDLGFYLERKSQGKGALNSMGQALIRFAPKLMKVLTVVGTAAMFLVGGGIVVHNVPAVHHWIEPIIMNLSDLSFVSAIVPTLLNGLVGLLAGLLVVAVWSLVAKLRSSQATH, from the coding sequence ATGGCTGGAGCAAGTCTATTAACGCTTTTGGATGATATTGCAACGGTGTTAGATGATGTCGCGGTGATGTCGAAAGTCGCCGCAAAGAAAACCGCTGGTGTATTAGGGGATGACCTGGCGCTAAATGCTCAACAAGTGTCGGGTGTGGCGGCAGAAAGAGAAATTCCGGTCGTCTGGGCGGTCGCGAAAGGGTCGTTCAAAAATAAATGCATTTTGGTTCCGGCAGCGCTGCTTATCAGTGCCTTTATTCCTTGGCTCATCATGCCTTTGTTGCTATTGGGTGGTCTGTTCCTGTGCTTTGAAGGTGCGGAGAAGGTACTGGAAAAGTTGTTTCACTCTTCTCATCAAACCGAAAGCAGCAGTGCAGAGCCAGCAATAGAGGACATTGAGCAATACGAAAAACAAAAGATTGCAGGCGCCATTCGTACTGATTTCATTTTGTCAGCAGAAATCATCGTCATTGCGTTAGGTACTGTGCAGGGGCAAAGTACCATGACACAAGTGTTGGTTGTGAGTTTGATTGCGTTGGTCATGACCATTGGTGTGTATGGTTTGGTGGCTGGCATTGTTAAGTTGGATGACCTTGGTTTCTATCTCGAGAGAAAATCGCAAGGCAAAGGAGCACTCAATAGCATGGGCCAAGCTCTGATCCGATTTGCGCCAAAACTGATGAAAGTACTAACGGTCGTCGGCACTGCGGCGATGTTTTTGGTGGGCGGCGGCATTGTTGTGCACAACGTCCCTGCGGTTCATCATTGGATTGAACCTATCATCATGAATTTATCGGACCTATCATTTGTCAGCGCCATCGTTCCTACCTTACTAAATGGGTTAGTCGGATTGCTCGCTGGGTTACTGGTTGTTGCTGTGTGGAGCTTAGTAGCAAAACTGCGTTCTTCGCAAGCCACCCATTAA
- a CDS encoding M14 family metallopeptidase, whose product MKTHSTYPIGIAGQKWGDEERLAWRQQTNIKREYQLEVVPKILALAEEFELEQYGALSYDPARYPLYCLKTKAWDENKPTVLITGGVHGYETSGVHGALKFMATEATRYEPYFNLVCTPCISPWGYETINRWNPNAVDPNRSFYAQSPAEESANLMRLVATLGPILVHFDLHETTDTDESEFRPALAARDGIDYIEGMIPDGFYTVADTENPQPEFQAAVIESVSRVTHIAPADENGEIIGSPVIQHGVIHYPMVQLGLCGGVARCQFGTTTEVYPDSPKVTAQECDDAQVAAIVGGLDYVITQL is encoded by the coding sequence ATGAAAACGCATTCAACATATCCAATTGGCATTGCAGGACAAAAATGGGGAGATGAGGAACGCCTCGCATGGCGACAGCAAACCAACATAAAGCGTGAATATCAGCTTGAAGTTGTCCCTAAGATTCTTGCTTTGGCCGAAGAGTTTGAGCTTGAACAGTACGGCGCCCTCTCCTACGATCCCGCCCGCTATCCGCTTTACTGCTTAAAAACCAAAGCTTGGGATGAGAATAAACCAACCGTATTGATCACAGGTGGCGTGCACGGTTACGAAACCAGTGGTGTGCATGGCGCTCTCAAGTTTATGGCGACCGAAGCCACCCGATACGAACCTTACTTCAACTTGGTTTGTACACCTTGTATCAGTCCTTGGGGTTACGAAACCATCAATCGCTGGAACCCAAATGCAGTTGATCCTAACCGTTCGTTTTACGCACAGAGCCCCGCCGAAGAGTCAGCAAACCTGATGCGCTTAGTCGCCACTCTAGGCCCGATTTTGGTTCATTTTGATCTGCACGAAACCACAGACACCGATGAGAGCGAGTTCCGCCCCGCGCTCGCTGCTCGTGATGGCATCGACTATATCGAAGGGATGATCCCAGACGGCTTTTACACCGTTGCGGATACTGAAAATCCTCAGCCAGAGTTCCAAGCTGCGGTGATTGAATCGGTATCGCGTGTCACGCATATCGCCCCTGCCGATGAGAATGGTGAAATCATCGGTTCTCCGGTCATTCAACACGGTGTCATTCACTACCCAATGGTGCAGCTAGGTTTATGTGGTGGCGTGGCTCGTTGCCAATTTGGCACCACGACAGAGGTGTACCCAGATAGCCCGAAAGTGACCGCACAAGAGTGTGATGATGCACAAGTTGCCGCAATCGTGGGCGGTCTCGACTACGTGATCACCCAGTTATAA
- a CDS encoding AraC family transcriptional regulator, translating to MKKSPRHLHPSLSIDTPPSDVFMNFEEFLSNTETREHSHTWGQVQLISGGILEMEAQGTRFLAPPHLAIWVPPGIMHRSFNRRPLEYCSLNIAKQLTDKFPAKTCLIQVTPIVSAIIDDFRLRDINVATEESDKRLVQVLLDQLATKETQHHFLPSSDHKYLAPILAHVEENPTDTTSLSEWAEKVHTTERTLARHCQSELGMSFTEWRLRVRYLYSMELLRKGQTVKEVALTLGYNQASPFISMFKKYSGQTPEQYKNRLL from the coding sequence TTGAAAAAGTCCCCTCGACATCTTCATCCCTCGTTATCAATCGATACTCCACCATCTGATGTGTTTATGAATTTCGAAGAATTTCTCTCGAATACAGAAACACGGGAACACAGCCACACTTGGGGTCAGGTTCAATTGATCAGTGGTGGAATCTTAGAAATGGAAGCGCAAGGAACCCGCTTTTTAGCGCCGCCTCACCTGGCGATTTGGGTACCACCCGGTATTATGCACCGCAGTTTCAATCGACGACCATTGGAGTATTGTTCACTCAATATTGCCAAACAGCTGACGGATAAATTTCCCGCCAAAACGTGTCTTATTCAGGTCACCCCGATCGTGTCGGCCATTATCGATGATTTTCGTCTGCGCGATATTAACGTGGCGACCGAAGAGTCGGATAAGCGATTGGTGCAAGTTCTGCTCGATCAACTGGCAACCAAAGAAACCCAACACCATTTTCTACCGTCATCCGATCACAAGTACTTAGCGCCTATTTTGGCTCATGTAGAAGAGAATCCAACGGATACGACGAGCTTGTCAGAATGGGCAGAAAAAGTGCATACCACGGAGCGAACATTAGCCAGACACTGTCAGAGTGAACTTGGGATGAGCTTTACTGAGTGGCGTTTACGCGTGCGTTATCTGTACTCGATGGAGTTATTGCGCAAGGGGCAGACGGTGAAGGAAGTGGCATTGACGCTGGGCTATAACCAAGCCAGTCCTTTTATCAGCATGTTTAAAAAATACTCCGGGCAAACCCCGGAGCAATATAAAAACCGCCTGTTATAA
- a CDS encoding DMT family transporter, translating to MVYLLPLFTVLIWGGNSIVNKLAASAIEPSAMSFYRWFVAMAILTPFCLPHVIRQWQQIKPYLSKLAFLATLGMVLNQSLGYYAGLTTSASNMSLITSLVPLISVFLSVPLLGKRVSALSLIGGAISLFGLAYMLGQGDVAFFIEQPVTQGDGLMVLAAIVYAAYCVLLKRWKMPFSNWTLIYMQGLFAVAMLTPLWLTSEQLLPSAEALPLIFYAGVAASILAPWMWVKAIDSIGAESSAMFMNLLPVVAVALATSMLGEQVHLYHFVGGLLVIFGVILSQLKPRKKTAMVQSEVTSATIS from the coding sequence ATGGTTTATCTGCTTCCACTTTTTACTGTTCTTATTTGGGGCGGCAACTCCATTGTTAATAAGTTGGCAGCATCGGCTATTGAGCCGAGTGCGATGAGTTTTTATCGTTGGTTTGTGGCCATGGCGATTCTCACCCCATTTTGCCTACCTCATGTGATCCGCCAATGGCAGCAGATAAAACCCTATCTCAGCAAACTCGCTTTTTTGGCAACGTTAGGCATGGTGTTAAACCAATCTTTAGGTTACTACGCAGGCTTAACCACCAGCGCGTCGAACATGTCGCTGATCACCTCATTGGTCCCTTTGATCAGCGTCTTTCTCAGTGTGCCTCTTTTAGGCAAACGAGTGTCTGCTCTTAGCCTTATCGGCGGCGCCATTTCACTGTTTGGCTTGGCCTACATGCTTGGCCAAGGTGATGTGGCCTTCTTTATTGAACAACCTGTCACACAAGGGGATGGACTGATGGTGCTTGCCGCGATTGTCTATGCCGCCTACTGCGTGTTATTGAAACGCTGGAAAATGCCGTTCTCCAATTGGACGCTGATTTACATGCAAGGTCTGTTTGCCGTTGCGATGCTGACACCATTATGGCTGACCAGCGAGCAGTTGCTACCTAGTGCAGAAGCTCTGCCTTTGATCTTTTATGCGGGCGTCGCGGCCTCCATTCTTGCACCTTGGATGTGGGTCAAAGCCATCGACAGCATTGGCGCAGAATCAAGCGCAATGTTCATGAATTTGCTTCCGGTCGTCGCAGTGGCTTTAGCGACCAGTATGCTGGGAGAGCAGGTACACCTTTACCACTTTGTTGGTGGGTTATTGGTGATCTTCGGTGTGATTCTTTCGCAACTGAAACCTCGCAAAAAAACAGCCATGGTTCAGTCGGAAGTCACCTCCGCCACCATTTCATAA
- a CDS encoding acyl-CoA thioesterase, which yields MSRGQRNITLRFLAEPGDVNFGGKVHGGAVMKWIDLAAYACSAAWSGKYCITAYAGGIRFVAPIHVGNLVEVSAKVIYTGTTSMHIAIDVQASDPKDLKNRLTTHCIVIMVAVDENGQPTPIQKWIPETDEDKALEQSAIRLMNMRKEIGEEMEAHVKYLK from the coding sequence ATGAGTCGTGGTCAACGCAATATTACTCTGCGCTTTCTCGCAGAACCTGGGGATGTGAATTTTGGTGGAAAGGTCCATGGCGGCGCTGTAATGAAGTGGATCGACTTAGCCGCCTATGCCTGCTCTGCTGCGTGGAGTGGCAAGTACTGTATTACAGCCTACGCGGGTGGCATTCGTTTCGTCGCACCGATACATGTAGGTAACTTGGTTGAAGTCAGCGCCAAGGTGATTTACACAGGGACAACCTCGATGCACATTGCCATTGATGTGCAGGCCAGCGATCCCAAAGATCTCAAAAACCGACTCACCACACATTGCATTGTTATCATGGTCGCTGTTGATGAAAATGGCCAACCCACACCCATTCAGAAATGGATTCCTGAAACCGACGAAGATAAAGCCCTCGAGCAATCTGCGATTCGCTTGATGAATATGCGTAAAGAAATCGGTGAAGAGATGGAAGCGCACGTCAAATACCTCAAATAG